Below is a window of Plasmodium brasilianum strain Bolivian I chromosome 14, whole genome shotgun sequence DNA.
acatatatatgtacatacgtatgtgAACAAGCgcacatgtatatttaaatgggGAAATATTGTTTTGCtcatttatttctatatatttatatgttcatatttatgtTTGCTTCTTCTCAATATGTTTgcgtatttttattttttttttttaaattatgaaatatcactattatgaaaaaaaaattatacaattaGGATATCGACAATATTAAGAAGTTTTTTAAGCTAAACAATTTTCGAACAGTGAGAAGTGTTACATATgagtatatacgtatatatatatatatatatatatatgtatatataactacacacatatatgcgtatatttatatatatttacggtATGACATACAAATAGTATCTGTGCACGTATAACTAACGCTGTTATATAAACACCTAAGCTTTTCTCTctgttattttttgttaaagcTTTTTTCTGAACTTGTTCAGTCGATTGACATATTATCAACtacataattatgtatattttaagaaaacgGTAAATTTCGTTTTGCcgtatatttcttttatacgTACAGACGCGTGTATAAAACTTTTAATTGTTAAAAGGGAATACCCttatttgattttattttgtccTGTTTTGTCTTGCTTTGCTTTGCTTTGCTgcgtttatttatttatttattcattcatttattcatttatttattcattcatttattcatttattcatttatttatttattcatttatttatttattcatttatttatttatttatttattcatttattttatttatttatttttttatttattcatttatttatttatttatttatttatttattcatttattcatttattttatttatttatttttttattgcttcACGTTGCTACTTCAGTAATAAACTGGAAGCAAATACTGTCagcggaaaaaaaaaattatgtattcaAGTGGACACTCATATATGCTTtaacacatgtatatataacatattatatattacatattacatattacatattacatattacatattacatattacatattacatattacatattacatattacatattacatattacatattacatattacatattatatattacatattatatattatatattacatattacatattatatattacatgtgcaagtatatatactcgtatatgtgtgtacgtCGTGGCCTATAATTTGTTTAGGCCTCTCTTATCAATTTAATAGAGGGATTCAAAATAGTAAGGGCATAAAAAAGGATCTAGTTGCGcatactatatatttttttagtcgcaataaaaatgaacaaaatttaGAATTAATAAGAACCGCTTCAGTTGTACCACTGACAGGgctaaaaatattttaaaaacatatgcGTGCAATTATGTACTTGGGGGAATATTTGCGCGTATTAAAAATACTGCGCTTATTAAAAAGCCTTTTTCGAACTTTAATTACTTCTATTGCACATTTATGTTGGTTCAGATTTTGTATGATGAACAGAGAACACAAAAGTACAgcttgttttattttaattacaaTTTTGTGAAACGTTGTATCAAATACTGCACTTTGCACATGTATTTGTACTTGTATTTGTACATGTATTTGCACATGTATTCGTACGCGTGTATTTATACGTGTGTGTTCTTGCAAGGATGTATATCCATGTACACACATTAATCGTCCACGTACCTCTAAGCTTATGTACGCATATTCCTGTTGAGAACTCGCTTCTTTCTCCGCTtcgaatatttatttaactttctttttaatttttatgtatcttaaaatttaaacaaatatacaaaGCTTAACTCGTAATtgtcatttattttgttctatgtaatttaaaaaaaaaaaaaaaaaaaaaaaaaaaaaaaaaaaaaaaaaatgcaataaaataattttcacaGTTGATAATTTAccgtatatataaataacaattatttttatttttttttggatagCTTAGTAAACCAAAATACCATGTATCAAATTAAAGAAATCATGATGATAAAACGCAAATTTTTAGCATGTCACGTATAaattcgtatatatataaatatatatataaatatatatataaatatatatataaatatatatattttttttttttttttttttttttacatgacgcatttgtaattttagctactttttgttcatttatattatacccTAAAATACAGGAATACTAAACCTTCATACATATTATGAACTTACATGACTCAATAATGAACTTTGAAAAATGTGTAcgttttttaaaagataattttgtaaacattgacataaaaaaaattgaaaaagaaacaaaattatattttcataataaattACAGTCATGTGAGTCTCAAGGGAAAGAAGCGTATCAAATAGATGACAATGCGTTGATGGAATTGATGAATATTATATCGAAAATTAATGGAAAAGAGGATGATGGATATATGGATCTTCAACATGACAAAAGAGAAGAAGGTGAATGCATGCATAATGAGAATGCTTTGCATGGTTATGAGAAGGGAGAAGTAAACTTAAACGAGGAGGAAATAAACTTCAAAGGAGCAATAAATTGTAGAAACGGCAAAAGGGATCatcaaaaaaatgttttaaaaaataaaaggaatcATAGTATACGTGCACACAGTGACAATTGCAATAGTTAtggtaatattaatagtagtAAAAGGAGCAGTGATAGTAAAAGGAGAAGTGATAGTAAAAGGAGCAGTGATAGTAAAAGGAGAAGTGATAGTAAAAGGAGCAGTGGTAGTAACAGTAGCAGTAACAGTAGCAGTAACAGTAGCAGAACTAGGAGCCACAAAAGGTGCGGTATCGAGGAGGAAAGGAGTACTAGCTATGAGGGAGGGATAAAGAAAGGGGAAGACAAAAAAGGAGCAGTAGTAAATTTAAATAGCAAGGGGAATCACTTCAAAATAGAACAGGAAAAGAAGGAATGGTTAGATGACAAAAAGGAGATAACTTCATGCAGTGAACAGGATATATTGCTTAAGAATCTAAAAGACAAAATATTGCAAAATGAATGCTCTCAAAACAAGTATGGACAAATGGACAAAGGGCACCACTTCACtgaggaagaagaagagggTAAGGATGAAAATGAGgagatgaaaaataattgcGTGGAAAAAACGAACAGAACATTTTTGGAAGTACTGTTTCGAAAGCCTTTACTAGAGAACGAACACATAAAACGAAATATAGCTTCCAAAAACTTCTATACGATAGGTGAAGACGTGCTTGTCAACTTGACAATTGTATTAGATAGAATTATATTACAATTAATAAGtcattataaagaaaaaaagatagcAATACAAGAACAAGAATtacattttgaaaatttttttatagtattatataaattgcTTAGCAATATAAGTTATCATTCGAAAGAAGAGAAATTCAAAACTATTAAATTTAGTAATAGTCAGATAAGAAATACCTTTTTAACAAGTgatgatatatttaatttatccaaattattatttgagaTACTAAGCTTTAACACAAATTATGCTAATACGGATGTGCAATATCAAAACGATGCGCAACTTGATGATGAACGTAGTGATTCAATCTGTCAGTATGATCATATGATATggaaatttgaaaataatcTTACGGATAAGGAGTCTATATTGTTCGACTTTGTTTTATCCtctgttaatattattatgaacatGATGAATAAAAAGGTACCACGAATTAGTACCAGTAGTGTGAAAATCTACCAAGCGGAAGATAAAAGAGAacaaataaatcaaaatgatcattctaataataaattatttttagaaaaaataaaaaatttacaaaatttatcGAACAGTATTGCACCAGCTACGAATAATAAACTACTTGTTAttcatcaaaaaaatatgcaagaACAACAAGCTTTGAATGATATTAGAAAACTGCATaacgaaaaatataacactcataaaaattattgtaatgACAAGAATGACAAACACAGGTACTCAGGTAAGataactaataataataggaGCAGTCATAATGTATggaataataatgaaaaagcaAATAATCGTTCGAGGGagaaccttttttttaataacaataaGGATGAAAACCAAAATAGCAACTCAATAAAAggcaagaaaaaaataaagcattttttcaaaaatttgtttaaaaaagattaagCGGTATAAAGGTAAAACATTTTGAAGGAAAATGGTAGTACCATCcacctttttctttttttttttttttttttttttgtatgcaGCGTATTacgttattttatatatccaCATACATGCACGCGTGCAGGTCTACATttgtgttcatatatatatatatatataaacccCTCCTGCATACGAGTAAATATGGGCGCATATTTACCCTTTcacttattattatattgtgAAACTGCTCCCTTCTTTGTCTTATGCATATTTTGAAgctaattattttattattattattttttttttaagtatctATTTTTCATCGTAACAACTaaattttccaaaattttactttattctTAAATCATTCTcatcataattttaaaacaatttttttttcttattaattttaatttttgtatatagCATAGTAATATAATGcgtataaaatacatttgaAGATATTTTAGCCTAAAGCATAAaactttaattttgttaacgGTTTACAGTTTTAAACTCGTCCATTTTAGTATGTACGTGTTCACGTATGTGTGCGTACAGCTGTAAATATGCCCattgcatacatacatacatatgaaaacgcatgtatataataatatgtaatatcaAACTTTTGGAAGTTGGACCAAGCTAGATCTTTTCTATTTATCCATTCATTCCTTTTTCGAATAACATTTTAAGGAATTTCTACGGACAAATCTACAGGCGCATATGAAACTGAAATTGTTGAAGTTGTTGAAATTGCTAAAGTCGATAACGCTACAAAAGTAGTGGATACTGTTAAAGTAGCActttatcattatatataaggtGTTCCCCCATAccccccaaaaaaaaaaaaaaaaaaaaaattatgcagcAAAGTtgatagaaaaattaaggaaataattttaaacaaaataaagcacaAAACTGTAAATCAGCCAGAAggttagaaaaaaaatgattttacaAGAAATtgtcattttgttttattttgttttgactttattttgatttattttattattattattattattattattattattattttttttttattttttttttttttttctttttaataaagcAAGTGGAACCATCTCTCTTGCGGTAGCTCGACTGAAATTTTCCGAACACTGGCtgacatatattttaattttataaattttgctGATCTgctacttttttaaaaagttaaattatTCTCCATTATACGTTAAAGTACATACAttccataaaatttttactaaatGTTTTGGGTGTTTCTTGTGCACcatgttatattaaattttttgtaacaaaaaaaaagaaaatgaaaatgaaaatgaaaatgaaaaagaaaaagaaaatgaaaatgaaaatgaaaatgaaaatgaaaatgaaaatgaaaatgaaaatgaaaagaatataaaagaaaagacggaagagataaaaataaaagaaataaaaaaaggaaaaacgtACATCTCCGTAATGTTATTGAATTAGGTAGAGGAAGTTCTATTACTATAcgagtaatttttttaaagcgcAATAAACTAAATAGATAGTGACAAATGCAAATATACACGAATATATACAGATGTACATTtgaatgtatataagtacacatatacatttacatatatatacacatatacatttacatatatatacacatatacatttacatatatatatacataaatgatgCGTTTACATAATTAAGTGTACGCCTGTTAGGAAaactttatattaaaaattatttagagCTACGTTCATATAAATCATAACAAAATGTTTATGGATGATACATCCAGTGAACTCTTTACATTATGTCCAATACATTTGTTAGTTATTATGAGTgtagttattttattttttttttaaatggattgggaaaaaatattaattttttcatcatatgtaaataaacaTGTATTTTGACAtctctttttaataaaaaaaataaaaaaagtacttacatattttttgtttttttgtttttttgtttttttgtttttttattttttgtttttttgtttttctttttttttgatttttttaattctttattcTATCATTCTTTTTGGCTAATTATTAAATAGCTATAATTACACATAGGGggtaataatacaaaaacgATTTGGGGGAAAATATGAttgcaaaaaatgaaacataaaaaaaggagaaaaaataaagaataaggAAAACAGTATACATGTGATAGTTtagtaaagaaaaaacgaaaatagcaaaaaaggggcattattaatacatacatatagtagtatatatatatatatatatatatatatatatatatatatgtacataatacattatgaatgtactattttttccttttgatTTTTCTATATACTCATTGTTCGTTgcattaacttt
It encodes the following:
- a CDS encoding PUB domain-containing protein, yielding MNFEKCVRFLKDNFVNIDIKKIEKETKLYFHNKLQSCESQGKEAYQIDDNALMELMNIISKINGKEDDGYMDLQHDKREEGECMHNENALHGYEKGEVNLNEEEINFKGAINCRNGKRDHQKNVLKNKRNHSIRAHSDNCNSYGNINSSKRSSDSKRRSDSKRSSDSKRRSDSKRSSGSNSSSNSSSNSSRTRSHKRCGIEEERSTSYEGGIKKGEDKKGAVVNLNSKGNHFKIEQEKKEWLDDKKEITSCSEQDILLKNLKDKILQNECSQNKYGQMDKGHHFTEEEEEGKDENEEMKNNCVEKTNRTFLEVLFRKPLLENEHIKRNIASKNFYTIGEDVLVNLTIVLDRIILQLISHYKEKKIAIQEQELHFENFFIVLYKLLSNISYHSKEEKFKTIKFSNSQIRNTFLTSDDIFNLSKLLFEILSFNTNYANTDVQYQNDAQLDDERSDSICQYDHMIWKFENNLTDKESILFDFVLSSVNIIMNMMNKKVPRISTSSVKIYQAEDKREQINQNDHSNNKLFLEKIKNLQNLSNSIAPATNNKLLVIHQKNMQEQQALNDIRKLHNEKYNTHKNYCNDKNDKHRYSGKITNNNRSSHNVWNNNEKANNRSRENLFFNNNKDENQNSNSIKGKKKIKHFFKNLFKKD